tttattgtaacaATGATTAAGATGATGcggaatttgaaaaataatttaaattataattataccgTAAAACTGAtcaaattagaagaaaaaaagttaataatattgaCTAATCCGAATTGTAAAAAactgttaatatatattaactaattggGGTTGGCATTTATTCTTCAATTAGAAATTAGTAGGTATATTTCTAAGTCTGtcaattgtattattttattgtttattttgttaaaactaTAGTTGATTTATTGGTTGTTGGTGATAGTTTGGTTCTTTTTTAACACTTATAAATTTTGtctatttgtttgattaaatattgaaaaaattgtgtaatgtttaattttttattttaatttttaactgaGGGGATTAAACTCGATTATTCCGTGGTGATTTTTGATTTGAAACAACCagctatttttttatttgtatgttttaaatTCGAGTAATGTCAACCGATATGTGAATCGGTTAGTATTACTAATATTAACCGAAAACCAATATGTGAATCGGTGAGTATTGCTGGGTAACGACCAGATAGGTGTTGTCCATTTTACCAAAACTTACTCAAATTATACCAACCATTTTGTGCTCGTtaccaattaaatattttgttggtTTAGACCTTATTTTTTATCCCactaaatattacaaattttatcaaACCAAAACCTAGCAAGTATCTTATACACTAACTCCACTTAAtgatatacataaaataataataagatctGTATCTgaagatttaattatcacaaagTCAATTGGATAATAGTTGTGGATGGCTTAGATGTGttaattaacatgtttttatagTTGAAATGTCACAATGTCAATATTTTCCTAAGATTGTAATGacccttttattttttatatttagaaacTAATTGTAATGGATTTTGTAGAATTGAGTTGTAAATGGAACTGATGTTTATGGTCCATCCAATTTTCAGTTTGTTAGTCAAACTGATAGAAATTCTGCAATTTggtgattaatttaaattatgtaattcTGGTGGAAACTAGTTGTAATAGAGTTAgtgtaaaaatataatagttttaaagttttaatttgGAAACTAGTGGTTAAAACATAATAGGTTATAAGTGTTTTTGCTCAAAAacttataattaacataaattatattattgactaaataacaaaaacatttaggccttgtttgaatctagattattcaaataatcgggattatttaaaaaataattatttgtggtTATTTTGAAGagatgtaaatttttttttttggtaaaaatatttaaatgtattaatatataatgataacataacaataatttaaaatataagttattttaatattttagttaataaattaaatgattgattaaagaaaaaaaaagagtgaaatgatgtttttggaattgagatatttaaataacacaaatCGAAATCAGACATAAGtatgattcaattttttaaaaaaaacattttaaattgaattaacgATTTATGTAACTAGtttcctaaatttaaaaaaaaacataaattcattattatagaaaatgtcaccaaataatataagaagttgccttgaaaataatttattgctATAAATTACAATTCTCATTTTCAATTCTAGGAAAAATAGCACATCTACATTGGTAATTACCAAACAAATAAGCAATAAACAATGACCACATAAGGGAGACAATAATCAATTTATTACATAAGATTCCAAATTTTGAAACTTTCACTTTCATGGAGAATTGGAAACCCCTTAACAACTTGCCAAAgacaataatttaaatgtctTCCACTTTATTATGAAATGCTAACTAAATGTATTGAAATACTCAATAATCTAAAAAGAAAGATATATAAATTGcttattaattctaaataaataaacaaaaaatatcatAGCAATGATTTCTGAGCAAAGATTGGTTTGttcctaatttaataattttttgatatgGCTTTTGtgatgaagaaatttatatgaataacATTGTCTTTGGGACATAGGTACATGTAAACATATGTTTGGTCGTCGCATTGGCGCACCACAGTTCAGTTAGGTTCATGGCACAAATGAATAGTGCAAGCTAAACCAACTTaatcttatattataatatctataaaTCAAGTGTTTTTCAAGTATGGAGGAAGTGATGTTGGCGCATGAAACAACAAATAACAATCTCGCTTAAATTAAGTATTTCAATAAATGTTTCGCGATacaaataaatgtaaaaataatattgctATCAATCATCTTGAtacaattgaaaatatatagtgcCAAAACACATAAAATTTGTATGGTGTTTCAATGTATGTTCAAACCCACatcaaaaatgaatttaatcaaataagtaaaataattattttaaatattgtgtaTTGGTTGAATACAAATGGCAAGActtttaatagttaaaaaatatgGAAACTTAGGCCAAAAATTGTGGAGATGTGTCTTTTTAAATTGGGCAATATTTGAGGTCTAAATCCTAACATGTTATATAACATGTTATATAAAGCTTGATGTTTAATTCCTAAAAATTTGAGATAAACAAACTTATTGTAAGGTAGGTAAGCAATTAAACACGGACttaattttaatacttaatctcaattatttaatgtcaattatttaagagaaatgattggggagggaatttgagagagatAATTGGGAACCATTTTCTgtcctacccacctttcaaacaatttttcccaaactacccacctttttattcacattcccaaactacccacctttctctctctaaatcattaatcaacccattaattaactcactctctatcttaacccactaattaactTCTCCTCTCtctaaactcattaattaactcatctctctttttcaactattaattaatatcctcacttttaaactattaattaattcaattaaaatatattatataaatattaaaataaaataacacatatattttatttttatttaaatctataaatataatatatatagttcaaattaaatacactaaattaaataatttaaatagctattataaattaaaataaaatagaatacccACATATGTTTCGTTTATGTATTctattctattttaatttataatatctatttaaattatttaatttagtgtatttaatttaaactatatatattatatttataaatttaaataaaaataaaacatatgtgttattttattttaatatttatataatatatttcaattgaattaattaataatttaaaagtgaggatattaattaatagttgaaagagagatgagttaattaatgagtttagaGAGAGGGGAAGTTAATTAGTGAGTTAAgatagagagtgagttaattaatgggttgattaatgatttagagagagaaaggtgggtagtttgggaatgtgaatgaaaaggtgggtagtttgggaaaaattgtttgaaaggtgggtaggacAGGAAATGGTTCGATAATtggggagggaatgatgtggcgcaatttgattagccaaaaaaataataaaatttcccTCTCTTCTCTTTCCTCATTTTTCTAACGAATGAGTGATacagtgacacatcattccctctctCATTTCCTCCCTTAAATTCCCTccccctatcactcctcattatttaatatcaattatttaatactaaatatgaaattctaaatttggagtaaaattaaaatattaagtccACCCAAGGAAtttgggattttttttaaagtaaaactcttgttggaaaatatttattatttcaacaggAATTCTTTTGACCAACAATTTAAGATAAGAATCTTtcacattttcatttaatatttttaatttggtggaaaataaataaagtaaaaaaattattaatatgtatatataattttttattttatttttgaatagaGAATATTAACTATCCCCATTAATTTAAGATGctataaataaaaactgaatcTTTGACtgcttataaaaaaatatttcttagatattatttaaattataaaaatattagtaagaaaaaaaatctcaaaataaaatgGGGGTGGAATTATGAGATCAATAATCTCTATGGTCAGTCTTAATCTCTAATTAATGTCGTATATGGCTTGAACTTCCAAAAATACTTGCCATAGGAAACATCTtccatatataaataaataatttatgaaaatgttGATTCAATATGTCATGTAATGATCacgttttatttatattttctagtTTTTCTAGGGTATTGACAAAACTggattgtttaatatttgattttttttttattatgttttgttttagtattagataataatagtatatatttaatagtttgCTTGAAAACATTCATATTTTGAGGTTGATGAATTAGTTAACAGATTTTTGAGCTGGATCTATGTTTGAgtttgaataaaagaaaattataaatttgtttctaaatatatatatatattttaagtattttattataatattaatctagataaattaatattttaaaatatatcttaattatatatcttaataaatataataagttttttttaattaaaacataacttCACTATAACTTGAAGTGttctttttcaaacaaaatatttatgctCAAATTAAACTTTAACTTGTATCAAACATgagaaaataaaacttaaacaaaatagatagatatttgttttgatatatatattttttcattgagTTATAAACAGTTATTtgacaaattataataattaaaaaataatatgaataataattcagaaaaaatattaaataaagttaaaagtCACACTTAAAATAGATAACTAAGGAtttggaaataaataatttttatattaaactaaacaaagcaaaaatacaaattaaaatataatattattcatgatctaatttttttaatgaaattaggGCCGGTTTggattcaattttttaaaataatctggagagaaaaaaagtaatgatgattataattttgaaaaaaataataatattattatttttttttttatgtaaaaacacttaaaaaatattaatatttagtaataatttaaaatatataataatttaatattttttattaataaattaattgatttaatgaataaaatgagttaaaataatttttaattaatttaaagtaacactaattttaaaaataaatatctaatacaaatattcattttctaAGAATCTTGTACTGTTCATTCGCAATTCACACGTCTAtctatgaaatatatattaaataaataaatatatatacttagtttgagaagaaaaataaaataatatgttatgtttttttaattatttattatttattttttgataagaAAGAGGGAAATTgggagaaaaaaaagaaaagaaaggatgatgtcatattaattaataatttatttttatttttaattttttttaaccaattaaattatttatttatttatttaatatatggtcatcagtcaattttttttaaaatttaatatatggTTATCCAGTCAAATAGTTCATTTAATTACCATTCATATTACCATAAAAAGCATGATATAATCAATACCTGTTTTCTCTCAacctaatattttaatataaatttttgcaaaattcaaaaaaaaaaaaaaaaaaagtattaaagtGTGAAAAGGACGGTTTTGTCACATTGATTATATGTCTGTAATATAGGTTACGTCACAAACCAAGAAGGGATACAATAGTCATTTCCAAAATGAAatgaagttttattttttttccttataaGAAGTTTGACTCCATTCAAATAGAATTTACCAATCAAAATTGATTCTGACGAGAATCCAAACAAGCCGTTATTATTATATAGGTAACATTTCTTCCTCTTTGGCGCGTAGCACCATAGTAAAACTTCCCAACCacgattaaaaaaaaaaaaaaaagtccttTGAAAACAagaataagagagagaaagaaaagggCACGCAGAAAATACACTTTtcttttagagagagaaacgaaAACCCAGACCAGACTGATACAGAAGAAGAGTgaaaagacgaagaagaaggaagaaagaagaagaagaagtcatACTTACTTCTGCGTCGAAGaccattctctctctctctatcatcatcgtcttcatttgatccaaaaccctatatcaTTCATTCCATCTTTGGTTCATATCCGTCATCGTTATATGCATTCGTATATAGATACATAGTTCAGTATATATAAACCCATTCAATGAAACTGTACGGTCGGACAACGGGAATGGAAGGCGAACAATCCGATCCGGCGATGGAATGGAGTTCGCCGACTAGCGACACAGGGCTCGAAGGTAAAAACTAGCTTCGACTTATAATTCCATTTGTTGCATCCGATGGATAATGTATAACCTGTtttgatcattgattgtgaaaAAATGTAGAGTCTTTTTGGCAATTAGGACTGACCGGTGGTGGAGAAGCATATCCTGAACGACCTGATGATCCAGATTGTATCTATTACTTGAGAACTGGATTCTGTGGATATGGAGAAAGGTGTCGGTTCAATCATCCACGAGACAGGGGTTTGGTAATATGCTTCCAAACTTTTCTTTAgggttttctttattattattattattattaaattgggAATTGGGGGTTTCACTGTTTAGTAAATTGGGTTGATTCTTGTTAAACCTAAATTTACATTTGATGACGATTTTGTTTTGTCAGATGTAAATTTAATAATCttgaaagaatttttttttgctttttttggtttttattcAATAGGTGATGGGAGCCATGAGAGCTGCTGGAGGTGGTGAGTATCCAGAGAGAGTGGGCCAACCTGTTTGTCAGGTATTCTCTTTTGACTTTCTatctttcttcttgttcttgttcttgttcatGGGATTTGAATAATTTGTCGGTGGATACAATTATGTGAAAGATTGTATGGGTTTTGGCTCATAATGGTGGACTGTAATACTTCTATAACTGCAGTATTATATGAGAACTGGAATGTGCAAATATGGAACATCCTGCAAATATCACCATCCAAGACAAGGAAGTGGAACTGTTGGTCCCGTTGCCTTAAACATTTCAGGATACCCTATTCGTCCGGTACtagttagattttatttatttctattttaatcCAGAATTTCTGTTTTTGTTGTTATCTCCTTTTATTGAAACTTTTTTTTGTCTCAGGGAGAAAAAGAGTGTTCATACTATGTGAAAACAGGGCAATGTAAATTTGGTGTAACCTGTAAATTTGATCATCCTCAACCATCTGGCATTCAAATGCCACAGCCACCACCACCAACAGCTGCTGGTCCATTGCCTTTGCAGACACAAACTATTTATCCAACAATGCAGGCTCCTCCTCCTCCCCATCATCCATCTTCTCAACAGTATGGAGTAGTTTCAGGAAATTGGCCAGTGGCTAGGCCAACTTTGATTCCAGGTTCATATATCCAAGGGGGTTACAGTTCTGTGCTATTTCCTTCAGGGATGGTTTCATTTCCCAGTTTCAATCCCTATCAGGTAGGCTGAGAATCCATTTCTTTAGCTCttttcttcaaagataattctATGTTTTATTCTAAAGCCTGTGTCTTGTGTTTGGTAACACAGATTAATTGTTTAAATTCAGTTCAAGTTGAACTAAAAAACTTGGCTTAACACCTTTAACTCTAAAAATTAATCATGTGAGAAGATTGCATATAGTTTTGTTCaaacattcttttttttatttgaccaTTGTTTGCATGCTTGGAAACTAAATGTGTTTCGGATTGCCTTACAAAAAGAGTTAAAGGACTTTTCCCACATTATTCACACAATTTCAATCATTGATTTCTTAGACTTAACTCATTCAACACTTCAAATTCAGTAGTTTTATGAAACGAACCCTGAGTCTTATAACACATGGAACAGGCACCTGTGAGTCCAGTAGCCTCTGGAAGCAATCAATCCTCTATTGGAGCAGCTCCTCTATATGGTGTAACTCAATTATCTCATTCGACGCCTGCTTATACTGGGCCATATTTATCATTGCCTTCTATTGTGGGTCCCTCAAGCAGTAGCCAGAAGGAACAGCAGTTTCCAGAGAGACCTGGCCAACAGGAATGCCAATATTACATGAAGACAGGAGATTGTAAATTTGGATCATCGTGTAGATACCATCATCCACCAGAATGGAGCATAATGAAAACAAATGTTGTCCTTAGCTCTACGGGACTTCCTCTTCGACCGGTAAGCACATCAAATTGGTGTTAGTTGCTTGCTTACGGGTTCAATTGTTACTTGGACTTATCAATTGATGTTATTATTCCCTGTACTTTCTTGTAATCATAGATACTGTGCTTATGTTTGTGCCGTTTTCGCCTTTTGCTTGCTACATTACCTTTgccattatttaaaaaacacaaCTCTTTTCCTTTTGTCTTACTCATTTTCTGAAGTAAATGCTGTCACCATTGTATAGTTTCTTGTGCCGTTTCAGTTATTTTAGTAATgtcatatattttgttaaacctatcaaaatatTCACTACTAGAGAAAATTGCCAACATAACAGAAAACATTAGGCTGTTTTGTTATCAATTTTTGTTATCGCGGATCATGATCTGAAAAATCTacttttgtttatgtttttgattAATCATTATGATCTAAAAATAACACTTTAACCGTGAAAATAATATCTACCAAAGCAAGCAAAAAAATAACACTTTAATTTGGTTCATGTCTAAACCAGATGAAGTAACAAAAtgatgatttaaaaattaatctgaTAATGATCAAgatttattttaaccaaacaaaaatatgagtTTCCAAATTGGCTCATCACTCACCAGAATTCTTGGTAGCTTATATAGACAAACATCATGAGGAGGTTGTCTGGCAATAGGTCATCataggttaaattgttattctaTCAATAACATTAGCATATCTACAGAGATACTTTCCTAGTTAGAGTCTTAGTCCAGATGGAGATGCTTTATGACCATGATGCTAgtgaatgagatgattgattaGTTTCCTGACAAAAGAATATAGCTATTGAGTTTGCTGGATGGATAGTATAAAATATGTGCAATTTTCTTAAGTTACTAGCATATAGCTTTACAAGTTTCTTCATGATAGTTATTATTTCGTCAACGTCTTCAAGGACTATGTTTATGCCTAAGAAAACCTAAGATTATGTCTATAGCATGAAATGTATGCTTATGTTTCTATATTCTTAATCAAAGCCTATTTTTTTCATCCTAGATTGGCTATACCTTTTGGAGCTTGAGGAAGTAAGAGTTGGTTTGGTGTTAGGAATGCAACATGTAGTTTCTTATATAGATATTAGTAACCTGGTTGCTTCATTTAGATGAATgagcaaaaataatttaataactcAAGTCTTGGAGAAGGATCTTGTATATCATAGAAGCATTCTTTATTTTGAGTTGGTTTGAGTTTCTTGTTTAGTTATTTAGCCTTTTTAGGAAGCAACACATGCTAGTTTTGGATGTTTATACATGCGAGAGTTTTATGCAGATCAGAAATAGATGCAGTGCTGGGTGCAGTTTCCAAATAGACCTAACTTCTCATTTTACCTAGAATTATTTCATGAGAGATAGGTCCCTTTGAATAACTGGATTTCTTATTTTTTGTTGATTCTAAGGAACTTAAACATTAGCATTTGGTCCCTAACACCCATCTCATATGGAATCTTTGAAATCATAGAGCTGAAATAGAGTGGTGTTGATTATATAGAGTTCATAgtcttttccatttttttgtCTAGTCTATGACTTTTTTCCTTGGAGGAAGCTAGTACAGACCCCACCGCCATGACCTCCCACTTTATCAAGGTGATTTTTAGTGGAATCAAACTTGAGAGCTCATTCTTTCTTGAATGTTATTTGAACTTTTGATGCAATATACTCAATTCATTGATACTAAGAAGTTTGATTCAAATGgacagaaaaggaaaatagTGTCTTATTTGGCTATCAAGAATAATAGTGAAAATGAGTTGATAGGCTGAAATCTTTATAATTGTTTCACTAGTCTAATTTGTTTCCTTTTTATTCTCTACAAGGTTTTATTTTCAGTGTCTTCAAAAATCTTCCAATTTGTTTTTACTCTCTAAGAAGTTcaagtttttgttttatttcctGCAAAGCTTTATGCAGTTCTATTTCAATAAGACAGTGATTTTGTATTCATATTAAGTAACTTTTTTTGTCATAGAAGTTTGTCAACTTGTTcatttttctcttcatttaGTTTTAGTGAAAATTAATCTTGAATCAGTACAATTATCAAATATACAGTGCAACAATATTACTAAAATACTATAGGTGTGTAGATAATGAaggataatataaaatatatttttaataaatgctTCTACAGAGATAGAATTATTAAGTCTAACATGCACCGATGTAACCTAGAGGTAAATCAAACCCATACATGACAGATGGGTGTGGATTTAGCCGATACAAAAGATCCTATTTGGAAACACTAGTATTCTGTCACAATCACGTTCATAATGAAAAATCActccaaaaaatatttaagtaatttctTTTCGTTTGGTATGAGAAATGTGATTTAGGCAAATTTTTTGGTTCTTATTAAGTTGAATAAAACCTATACTGCAAATATTAAGCTTCCATTTCTCCagttttagttaaaatttttcAAGACTCGAGATAATTTGCTAATCTCTGTCACCTTTCATGAAGGAATCATATCATATATAACCAAACATGATACAATATGTGCAATTCCTTTTCGAATCCAATATATATGCATTATAGTTCTGTTTTGTTTTGTTGCTTTCATTCTGTTCAGTTAAGGAagaatttatgtttgattttggctTACCAGAACTGTCTGTACTGTTGTGCTCTTTTTTTCCTCTGATTTTGTGTTTCTGGTCATTGTTATCAGGGTGCACAACTTTGCAATCACTATGCTCAAAATGGGGTATGCAAATTCGGACAATCATGCAAATTCGATCACTCAACCGAAACACTGAGTTACAATACATCTGCATCTTCTCTTGCCGATATGCCTGTTGCACCTTATCCTGTTGGATCATCAGTTGCCACTCTAGCAccatcatcgtcatcatcatcagaaTTGAAGGCAGAAATTGTTTCTGGTTCAAACGAGGCTTTATCAACCCGAATCTCTTCTTCTAAGGGAAATTCAAGTGTTTCTATTGGTTCAATCTCCTCTGCACAAATTTCTAGTTCTGCTCCTTCAAAATCAAGCGAAACCGATGAACCTATTAAATCTGTCTCTTCTTGATCTTCATCAAGATTCACGAATGATGcctataattttaatttttttttatcacttggGCAAATCTTCTTCTATCTAATTCATGGTCCCCGACGGTTCAGATTAGGAAACCATAGCTTCAACCATCATATCCTTCCTTGTTCATATAATCTTATATATGTCAAACATCATCTTTTCTTCTTGAATAAGCCTTCTTAGATAAAAACATCAAAGTTCATCCATCTGAATAACCCACAaaggagaaaagaaagaaagaaaaacttcATTCTGTGGGTAAACTTTACCTCCTTCGGCTAGGAGCTTGTTGTGTTAAATTCTATACTACTGTACTTTTTTTTCGGATCAGATGGACAGATCTTCGCCAATTACGATTGTGGCGACACAATCTCTATACCACCCTTGTTTTTTTGCAGGGCTTGTATTATAAAGAGCAGCAGAGCTTGGGAAAGGAAGATGATATAATGATATTGAACACTCTCTGCTCTCAGAACTGAATTGGTTGATAAATTTGATTTGGGAGCAAATATTCACAAACATTGAACTCTGTAATGCTGCCctttatacaattatatatatttatgaagaaCAATTTATGGAAACACAAATTGGTCATTATCCAAGTTACTGCTTATGCATTTATTATTGCTGGATTTTTTCTGTGAAGTTATAATCTCACTAATGCATGTGCCTGATATATCCAAGAAATGTTGGGATATAAGTTAGTGAAGTCTTTTtgagtaattaaattaatgtatcTACTACACTGATTGAGTTGGTTTTTGTTGAATGATTGGTTCAGTTTGTTTGGATGTAGGACAAATTTGACAATTAGAAACTCTTTCTTTAGGGAACCTTGTAAGAGTGACCTAATACCTAAGGGGTAggtataaactttttttttttttttatctaattatgcttgaaaaaatttaataattgagtTACTAACTCATTTAAGTTCTTAAATAATGAGTGTTGAAATTgaataaatcaaaccaatcaaatAAAGTTTATTAAGTATATGAGCACAAATccattatatcatttttattcaaattaaaaataatttatttatttcacaattttttaaataaatatttaaatatattttattatattatgagattaaaataatatcttataatataacattaatatatataattaaaaaaatattaatttgattgatctttttaatttattatatttatgtacaTTAATATGtctaataaattgaaaaatagcCATCTTCTCTAATATGATACATTTGTCTTCTATTTTCCTTATTTTGGCTCTGTCGGTGACTGTCATAGTCAACGATGaaaaacattttgttatttacttattttttgtatttaataattgtactttaaattataaaagGTAAGCcttaaaatatgatcataacaataaattacatattaatcaagataaatattttctctttttatgaaagaaaaaaaaatattctattattttaaactttttaaacgTGAAAACTAACTATGTAAAAGAGAGGTTAAAAGCAACCAAActagcttatatatatatttttaattttacctATTTTAGTTGGATGGAGCTAAATTATgcctatttttaaaaattgtaactATCTTAATCAGTTTCTTTACCTCCATAATATAAATGAACAAGACATTTATTCAATACCAAATATAGAAAGTTACaagaataaacaaaatattgtagGATAtcaacaaaaatcaaaatatccgaaaaaaaaaacttagataATTGAGACAATTAGAGGTCAGTA
This is a stretch of genomic DNA from Impatiens glandulifera chromosome 4, dImpGla2.1, whole genome shotgun sequence. It encodes these proteins:
- the LOC124935804 gene encoding zinc finger CCCH domain-containing protein 34-like, which gives rise to MKLYGRTTGMEGEQSDPAMEWSSPTSDTGLEESFWQLGLTGGGEAYPERPDDPDCIYYLRTGFCGYGERCRFNHPRDRGLVMGAMRAAGGGEYPERVGQPVCQYYMRTGMCKYGTSCKYHHPRQGSGTVGPVALNISGYPIRPGEKECSYYVKTGQCKFGVTCKFDHPQPSGIQMPQPPPPTAAGPLPLQTQTIYPTMQAPPPPHHPSSQQYGVVSGNWPVARPTLIPGSYIQGGYSSVLFPSGMVSFPSFNPYQAPVSPVASGSNQSSIGAAPLYGVTQLSHSTPAYTGPYLSLPSIVGPSSSSQKEQQFPERPGQQECQYYMKTGDCKFGSSCRYHHPPEWSIMKTNVVLSSTGLPLRPGAQLCNHYAQNGVCKFGQSCKFDHSTETLSYNTSASSLADMPVAPYPVGSSVATLAPSSSSSSELKAEIVSGSNEALSTRISSSKGNSSVSIGSISSAQISSSAPSKSSETDEPIKSVSS